CGCCTTGCTCAGAAATCGCCTCCGACAGGCTTTTTACCAGTATTCCTTTCCCAGCATCTACAGTGTCTGAAAGGGAAGGAGCGAAACGACCGTTTACAAATACAAGCCTCGGGCAATCAAGCCCGGGAAACCCGTAGGAATCCACGGATTTTTTAGAAACCCCGGAGATTCCATTCTCGGCAATTGAAAAAGAACCTCTCCGAAGTGCCTCAAGATTGGTGAATCTCCACTCTTCGTCAGAAAGCGTCGGAAATCCAAGTTCAGCGAATCCTGAAATCGCCTCACGGCGAAGGGTGTTTACCCACTCGGGGGCATTTTTTTGCTCGCTATCGAGAAACTCAGAGAGTCTCTCGACGTAACTTTCGCGCGTACCGTCAAAAACAATAGCCATAGTATTATGCTCCTTGCAGGCTGCCCGAGGCCTTAAAACCCGGCGTAACCTTTTTCCTCAAGTTCGTGGGCAAGTTCCTTTCCTCCCGATCTTACGATTTTTCCATCAACCATCACGTGGACAAAATCGGGAACTATATAGTTAAGAAGCCGCTGGTAATGGGTTATCACTATAAAGGAACGTCCAGAGTCCCTCATCGAATTCACCCCGTTTGCCACTATCTTGAGCGCATCTATGTCAAGACCGGAATCCGTCTCGTCAAGCACCGCCAGCGTCGGTTCGAGTATCTGCATCTGGAATATCTCGTTCCTTTTCTTCTCTCCGCCCGAGAACCCGGCGTTCACGGACCTTTTAAGAAGATCCTCGTCAATACCGAGCGCTTTCATTTTCTCTCTGGCAAGCTTGCCGAACTCAACGTGCTTAAGCGGTTTTTCATCCCGGTACTCCCTTTTTGCATTAAGAGCCTCGCGAAGAAGATAAGTGTTCGCAACCCCCGGAATCTCTACGGGGTACTGGAAAGCCAGAAATATCCCTTCGCACGCCCTTTCCTCGGGCTCAAGATCGAGAAGATCCTTGCCCTGAAAAGTTACTTCCCCCTCGGTAACTTCGTAAGCTTCCTTACCTGCGAGAACCTGAGCAAGGGTGCTCTTTCCCGAACCGTTCGGACCCATTATGGAGTGGACTTCCCCGGGCGCCACAGTAATGTTCATTCCTTTCAGTATTTCCTTGTCATCTACCTGCACATGCAGGTTTTTCACCTCGAGCATGTTTCGCTCCTCCTAAAAATCTTTTTTTCAGAATTACGGCGGAACCCTTATTAACCCACGCTTCCCTCAAGACTTACGCTCAACAGTTTTTCAGCTTCAACCGCGAACTCAAACGGCAACTCCTTGAAAACTTCCTTGCAGAAGCCGTTCACTATGAGCGAAACCGCGTCTTCGGCGGAAAGCCCTCTCTGGCGACAGTAAAACATCTGGTCCTCGCCTATTTTAGAGGTAGAAGCCTCGTGCTCCATGTGGGCCGTGGAGTTTCTGACCTCTATATATGGAAAAGTATGTGCTCCGCAGCGGTCCCCTATAAGCATCGAGTCGCACTGCGTGTAATTTCTCGCCTTCTCGGCATTTTTACCAATTTCAACAAGTCCCCTGTATATGTTCTGTCCCTCGCCCGCGGAAATGCCCTTGGAAATAATCGTGCTGCTGGTGTTTTTTCCCACGTGAACCATCTTGGTTCCGGTGTCGGCCTGCTGGCGCCTGTTTGTAAGGGCAACGGAGTAAAACTCCCCGACCGAATTATCCCCTTCAAGAACGCAGCTCGGGTACTTCCAGGTAATAGCGGAACCGGTTTCAACCTGCGTCCAGGAAATCCTTGAACTCCTGCCGACGCATCTTCCCCGCTTGGTTACGAAATTGTATATTCCGCCCTTGCCCTGCTTGTCTCCCGGGTACCAGTTCTGTATCGTCGAATACTTTATGGTGGCGTCATCGTGGGCTATGAGTTCAACCACCGCGGCGTGGAGCTGGTTCTCGTCTCTCTGCGGGGCCGTACAGCCCTCGAGATAACTTACGTAGCTGCCCTCCTCGGCGATTATAAGAGTTCTTTCGAACTGTCCGGTGTTCTCGGCGTTTATACGGAAATAAGTAGAGAGCTCCATTGGGCATCTTACTCCCTTGGGAATATAGACGAAGGAACCGTCCGTAAAGACCGCGGAATTCAAAGCCGCATAGAAATTATCCCCGCGTGGCACGACCGAACCCAGATACTTGCGCACAAGATCGGGATATTCCTCCACCGCCTCGGATATGGAGCAGAAAATAACCCCTTCTTCGGCGAGCTTTTCCTTGAAAGTGGTAAAGACGGAAACGCTGTCGAAAACCGCGTCGACGGCAACGCCTGCCAGCATCTTCTGCTCCTCAAGCGGAATACCGAGCTTGTCGTAGGTCTCCTTTATCTCCGGATCTATCTCGTCAAGGCTCTTCGGCCTGGGATTGCTTTTCGGCGCGGCGTAATAACTTATGTCGTTAAAATCTATTTCCGGATACCTTAGAAAAGCCCATCTAGGCTCTTTCATCTTCTTCCAGCGCTCATAAGCTCCGAGGCGCCATTCGAGAAGCCACTCAGGTTCATTCTTCTTGGAGGAGATCATCCTGATTATATCCTCGTTAAGCCCCTTGGGGGCAATCTCCTGCTCGACGTCGGTTACGAATCCGTACTTGTATTCCTCCTGCGCGAGTTTTTCAAGATCAACGCTCATTAAGAAAATATCCTCCTGCTAATGACTTTTGCCGCCCCGAGTTTCATTCACCATATCCGCAATAGTAGTATCTTCAAGAATCCTTATCATGGAAAATTTGAGCTTATCCCAGAGAGGAAGCTGCCCGCAGTTCTCATAAAGGGCGCACGGACCGTCATCGTCCATGCAGTCCACTATCCTTATCTCTCCCTCTATGGCTTCGTAGACCTCTCTCAGGCTGAGTTCATGCGGGGACTTGCGGAGCATGTATCCGCCCTCGGGCCCCACTTTCGACCTGAGTATTCCGCGATTAACCAGCCTTCTCATTACTTTAGCTAAATAATTTTGCGGAATGTGCTGGGTTTCGGATATCTGCTTCATGCTGAACTTAAACCCCGGGTTGCCCCCCATATGGATAAGGCATCTGACGGCGTAATCAAGTGTTCTGCTTACCTGCATAACGTTATTCTATACTTTATATATCCATAAAATAGCTGTCTAGATGGTAATCTTTACCATTATTCAGATAAAGTCAACCGGAGCCAGAAAGAAACTCTTTCCAAGTGACTTCAAGTCTCCTCAATATATTCCTCTGTTGCAGTCAAGGGGCAAAAAAATAGGTCGCTCGCTCAAGCTGCCACCGTTAGCGGTGCGTATCCAAATACTTATCCCTGAGCTTTCTATATTCCGCTTCGGATAAACTTCTCGACCTGTCAAGAAATATGGCGACCGCCCAGATCGTCTCGTCTTCGTGCGTGGGTCCGTAAGCGGGCATTCCCGTCATCTTAACCCCGTTCTTGGTGACCCAGAAGATATC
The sequence above is a segment of the Candidatus Dadabacteria bacterium genome. Coding sequences within it:
- the sufC gene encoding Fe-S cluster assembly ATPase SufC; the protein is MLEVKNLHVQVDDKEILKGMNITVAPGEVHSIMGPNGSGKSTLAQVLAGKEAYEVTEGEVTFQGKDLLDLEPEERACEGIFLAFQYPVEIPGVANTYLLREALNAKREYRDEKPLKHVEFGKLAREKMKALGIDEDLLKRSVNAGFSGGEKKRNEIFQMQILEPTLAVLDETDSGLDIDALKIVANGVNSMRDSGRSFIVITHYQRLLNYIVPDFVHVMVDGKIVRSGGKELAHELEEKGYAGF
- the sufB gene encoding Fe-S cluster assembly protein SufB, which codes for MSVDLEKLAQEEYKYGFVTDVEQEIAPKGLNEDIIRMISSKKNEPEWLLEWRLGAYERWKKMKEPRWAFLRYPEIDFNDISYYAAPKSNPRPKSLDEIDPEIKETYDKLGIPLEEQKMLAGVAVDAVFDSVSVFTTFKEKLAEEGVIFCSISEAVEEYPDLVRKYLGSVVPRGDNFYAALNSAVFTDGSFVYIPKGVRCPMELSTYFRINAENTGQFERTLIIAEEGSYVSYLEGCTAPQRDENQLHAAVVELIAHDDATIKYSTIQNWYPGDKQGKGGIYNFVTKRGRCVGRSSRISWTQVETGSAITWKYPSCVLEGDNSVGEFYSVALTNRRQQADTGTKMVHVGKNTSSTIISKGISAGEGQNIYRGLVEIGKNAEKARNYTQCDSMLIGDRCGAHTFPYIEVRNSTAHMEHEASTSKIGEDQMFYCRQRGLSAEDAVSLIVNGFCKEVFKELPFEFAVEAEKLLSVSLEGSVG
- a CDS encoding Rrf2 family transcriptional regulator produces the protein MQVSRTLDYAVRCLIHMGGNPGFKFSMKQISETQHIPQNYLAKVMRRLVNRGILRSKVGPEGGYMLRKSPHELSLREVYEAIEGEIRIVDCMDDDGPCALYENCGQLPLWDKLKFSMIRILEDTTIADMVNETRGGKSH